In Oreochromis aureus strain Israel breed Guangdong linkage group 22, ZZ_aureus, whole genome shotgun sequence, the genomic window GTCTTCTGTAAATTGGCCTATCTCTTAAAAATGTTATGTCCTCATAGAAAAAGTGTCAAGGAAATGTATTTTTCCTCCATCAGTTTGTAGTTTAAAAAGCTGCTAACGTCTGTGTGAGGTGGCCGAGGTTCCATCctgatgtttttatttgcctttgTTGTGAGCAGGGAAGGAGATCACACTTCTCATGCAGACTCTAAACACACTGAGCACCCCCGAGGAGAAGCTCGCAGGCCTCTGTAAGAAGTATGCTGAACTGGTGAGTAGTTCTTCTGAAGTTTGTAGCTTTGGCTGTAAACATCATTGTGACCGTTAACATAATAACAAATACTTCAGAACATATTTACAGCAACGTTTTCACTGCTGTAAAATTTCCAGTCTGTCTCTAAGGACAAAAAAACAGGCTAAGCATCATATTGTTTGCGTGCACTATtcttacatttgaaagtgtgTAAGGCAAGTTTGTCCTGTCGTGTCTTATAGGAAAGCAAGGCAGCGTCCTGCATAAAAAGATATAAATGTTAGTTTGGCGGTGTCCCACCTGAaagagcgtgtgtgtgttttatagtTGGAAGAGCACCGAAACACCCAGAAGCAGATGAGGGCGCTGCAGAAGAAGCAGAACCAGCTGGTCCAGGAGAAAGACAACCTGAGGAACGAACACAGCAAGGCCATCCTTGCTCGCAGCAAGCTGGAGAGTCTTTGCAGGGAGCTGCAGAGACACAACCGGACACTCAAGGTACAGACCCTGTCCTCCATCTGTTACATGTTTACACAACGTACATGTACAGAGACTCCTTAACTTTAGTCTTATTTTACTGATGAAGCGAAAACAGTTTGGAGGGTAAAGCTGACGATcacataaaaaaacatcatGTCTCCGCAGGAGGAAGGAATGCAAAGAACCCggctggaggaggagaaaaggaaGGAGGTGACTTCTCATTTCCAGGTAACGCTGAACGACATCCAGGCTCAGATGCAGCAGCACGACGAGAGGAACGCCAGCCTCCGACAGGAGAACGCAGAACTCGCCGAGAAGCTGAAGAAACTGTATGAACAGTACAAACTCCGCGAAGAAGTGAGTAGGCAGTGTCTTCCTTCACCCGCTTGGTTAAAGCGCCACCAGTGAGTCCTCAGTTATTTGAAGCTCTCGCCTCTCTGATCTTGTAATCCCACCAGCACATAGAGAAGGTGGTGAAGCACAAagacctgcagcagcagctggtggATGCAAAACTGCACCAGGCCCAGGAGCTGCTCAAGGAGTCTGAGGACCGCCACGAAAGAGAGAAAGACTTTGTAAttatccttttctttttaaaataaatacacacagtcCAAGCACAAGACTGAGTCTACACACAAATGCAACAGTCAGTCTACATTGGCTTTGTTTTCTCCCTCCACAGCTGTTAAAAGAAGCAGTAGAATCTCAGAGGATGTGTGAGCtcatgaagcagcaggaagTTCACCTCAAGCAGCAGGTTTCCCATCAGCCTTTCAGATTTTCAGCTGAACTCGGGTTGACTTTAGAATTTaaataatgttgttgttttcccTCACTAGTTATCACTGTACACGGAGAAGTTTGAAGAGTTTCAGACCACCTTGTCCAAGAGCAATGAGGTCTTCACCACTTTCAAGCAGGAGATGGAGAAGGTGAGGTGGCTCCACTAACGTGAAGGTGTAAGAATGAAACGTCTCCGTGGTTATCGGCTGTGGTGACAGTCTTGTTCTCTTTGTGCTTACAGATGACTAAAAAGATCAAAAAGCTCGAGAAGGAGACGGCCATGTATCGCTCCAGGTGGGAGAGCAGCAACAAGGCCTTGCTGGAGATGGCGGAGGAGGTAAAGCTGGTTTGTGCTTATTGTGTCCGTGTCTGCTGTTAAGACACTGTAAACCAGTGTTTGAATAGTGTAGCTATTTAAAAATCTGTATATCTTTTCAGCTGTCTTAGAGAACAGCCCCACCTGCAGCTAGTATACAAGTGGACAACAtccttgcttttattttgaagggtcAGTCGCTGCTACCTGTCTAGCAAGATGAAGGGCAATCCTCAAATTAACCTGCAGCTAGTTTATTTTAGGATGTCACATAAATAGTGGAGTATGTGCCACTATTTTGAGCTGCAGAGCAAAACGAGGTTTATTGGCCCTTCTATGCTCACCCTGGTCACCCTTGTGAACAGAGGCGTGTGCTAAAAGTGATGCTACAAtagctgagctgagctgagcttTGTTGTCGTTTCACCTCCTTTATTTGTATTCTAGTGTtgtttctttatactttatgaTAAGACTGCAGTGAAATTGGCATGAAGCTGCAGTATAAATGGTTACAGGCTGCGATGACATCACATTTGCTTCACAGACTATCACATTTGTGACCTAACCTTAAAATTTCAAGCCACGGTTCTAGACAGTGGAAACTTACGTAGACAGTTTATTATGGctgcagtgtttattttcatttgtgatTCTATTAAATGTTATAAGCAGGTGTGGGTGTAGGAAGTGGATGCGTCAAATCTCCAGTCAAACCAAAAGTTTGGTGACTTTGCACATGAACCGTAGAATAACCTGCAAATCTTGTTTTGCAGCAAAGTTACGACATCACAGCTTCATAAGTGGCTCAGTCCAGAGTCCTAACGATGTCACCGCCTTTGGGTTTCTCTTAGGATATTAAATAGATCCATGCTTACTTGTGTTATGGATACAATAAGCCAAAAATCTCACTAATGTGAATCTTTTCTGTGACAACACGACGATGTTTCAGCTTCCTTGCAGCTGAAACTGGAATCTTCTGTTTTTCAATGCACAGATGGCTAAAAATCTGAGAGCACAGTTGCTGTAATTTTGTCCGGATGTGTGTTTGTTCACAGAAAGCCGTTCGGGATCGCGAGTTTGAGGCACTTCAGGGAAAAGTCCAGCGGCTGGAGAAGCTCCGGCGGGCGCTCAAAGTCGAACGGAATGAGCTGAACAAGAAGGTCCAGAGCCTCAGCGGCGGCACAGAGGGAGCCCCCACCTCCAACCCAGGGACTGACTCCCCCTCTCCACCACCTACAGACTCTCTGCTGGAGCCTGGCACCTGCCCTGCCCCTGACACCACCACCGCCTCCACCTCTTCTTGCTCCCACTCCTGCCACTGTGAGCCACAGCTGGACACAGACACCCTGCTGGAAGAGGCAAACACTCAGCCTGTCCAGGCACAGGAATGAAGCAGCACTGCTCACACGTTCTTCAAACCACCCACAGATAAGCCACCAGCCTGCAAGCCACTACTCCTCTGCTGGATGGAGCCCGTGTTAAACACTGGGACGGAAGCAAACTGCAAAGTCACACCTTTATGCACGAGGCCAGAATACCAGATCAACGTTTGACAGAAGGGTTTAGTTGTAATCTCCCAGAATCTTCTGCAAAAGTCTGCTGGTGTAATTACATGCACACtatcacacagttactgtgaatGTATAATGCAATGTTCTGCAATAATTTGGTTTTCATGGTTTTTATTAGCATCTATCCAGCGTGATCATCTACAGGAAGCAACTAATCAGCCACGCAAGTTAATACTATTACAATACTTTCAGAAATCACTATAGTCAAAGGATAGTGATCATATTTACAAGTTATTATCTACATATTAATGTCAACATGTGTAAAAATGATCAATGAACAGAAACCCAGGATGACATAAAGGACCACCATAACAACATAAAACCATGCCGTGTAGTCATATTAACACATCTAAATTTGTATATACAAATTATCAAAGCTTTTTTAGCAAATTAAAAGTATATATAAAGCTCGTATGAATAAATTTACATTAACTACATCACTTTGTTCATTCTATTTCCTAAGATCCAGAGCCAGTTTTTATAATTCTGACTCTTCATTTCTAACTCTCGAGTTTGTTCCCCTTATTTTGAAGTTTGCCATATTCTTCCTTTCTGTttctgaactcacacatgtactCCTGTACTCGGTACTCAGTAAGTTTATTTCCTGCTTTAAATCACACCATGAGAGTTCCAGAAACATCTCTATCCATATTTAACATATTGATTATAATAGCATCTTTGAAATAACCTTCAGAGCCTTAATATTGCCCTTAGACTGTATGCAAACAGTGGCCACCCTTTGGTTTCTAAGTCACATTTAAAAGCCTCAAATATAGTGTTTTGGCCGTGACTGTGTTGGATTTTCAAAGTCAGAAGTGACCTTTCATCTTTGTACAAGAAGGTGGAAATATTAAATTAACAGCTAATATTAATTAGCTTGGTTAGCAAGATGCATTCATAAATTGTAGGGGTGCGAAGCAAAGGCACACATGCCTGCAACAGATTAAAATAGTAGAATTTCAAACTAGATTACAAActaatttcatttaataaaaTCCTCCAGAAGGTCCCAGCAGCACAGACATGGTGGAGCTGTCCAGCTCAGTGACTTGAATTAGCTGACCTAGCAAACGGCGATTAACTACAGCTCCCTGTGTCGGTCAGAGCAGGCGTTGATTCACATGGATAACAGGTTGTCATGGTGGTGTTATGAAGGGATTTGTTGTCCCGGGCTGGAAACGTGTTTATTCAAGTTTAAGGAGGAATTGCAGTTTCTGGCACTTTGTGTGTTCACATTTTTCAGGCCCAGAGGTTTTTGTCGCATCATCTTCAGATCTCATCATGTTTTTTTTGACAGTTAATAAATAGTATTTTATTAGCTGAAAACCCCCAAATATATGTCCGTATTAACCTCATTACTAGTGTGCATGTAATTCCACCGACCGCCtctgttttgtgctgttttgctACACCTCCGGTCCAGTCGGCCCggcaacaacagcaacactgCTGTGTGCGATGAAGCCAACCTGCTTTTTGGTGTCAAGAGTCAGAGGCTGaatggtgtgtgtgtccagTTAGTCTGCTTCAGTTTGCACGCTGATTGTCAGTGTTTATCCTAAAACCCACTTTATGTGTTTCTTTCAAGTGAAGTCTTAACAGCAGCATCAGGCACAATATTTTTAGCAGGTTCCAGtcataaaagaagaaaatcaatcATTTTCTTGAATTTTTCGGTCCTGAAATTTGAGTCCCACTTATTAAAGCGTCATACTGATCTTTAAAATGGCAATTTTATGGCAGTTAAGCATGTTATCTTTGAAAATTAAGGCAGCACATCACTGATGTGACATCAGATTAATATCAGCCACTGATCGACGAATCATTTTACTTGTCAATATTCCGATATCGTTGCATTCCTGAACTT contains:
- the txlna gene encoding alpha-taxilin translates to MKKQDTEESTTQAAENAPPTAAAAGTESPAAAKDSLESNSPKESEPQTPQTDTPPQGEEGAGGEAPLSQCDMAEELSRQLEDILSTYCRESISDDASALANGQSHSPELNGLTNEREDDKPEESKVNGGDSGVGKQQKKTQEKKKVKGLGKEITLLMQTLNTLSTPEEKLAGLCKKYAELLEEHRNTQKQMRALQKKQNQLVQEKDNLRNEHSKAILARSKLESLCRELQRHNRTLKEEGMQRTRLEEEKRKEVTSHFQVTLNDIQAQMQQHDERNASLRQENAELAEKLKKLYEQYKLREEHIEKVVKHKDLQQQLVDAKLHQAQELLKESEDRHEREKDFLLKEAVESQRMCELMKQQEVHLKQQLSLYTEKFEEFQTTLSKSNEVFTTFKQEMEKMTKKIKKLEKETAMYRSRWESSNKALLEMAEEKAVRDREFEALQGKVQRLEKLRRALKVERNELNKKVQSLSGGTEGAPTSNPGTDSPSPPPTDSLLEPGTCPAPDTTTASTSSCSHSCHCEPQLDTDTLLEEANTQPVQAQE